The following are from one region of the Amyelois transitella isolate CPQ chromosome 21, ilAmyTran1.1, whole genome shotgun sequence genome:
- the LOC106138798 gene encoding uncharacterized protein LOC106138798 — MLLKIVIGTLLFYTSSKAESIEDMNPFMYSKVDAAVNFHDIFPYTSSLIAGETAVAPDIKDEDFNIHIIPPQLVEFSTSKTTTYYPTTAPLPKYIDSLKLMTKKKERIVGTPTEVITTDFDITTTRTPNSLVYSTVNSVRFKPQPTTTTERVVEEIFVIPQSITTEAPYAQTNKPNRERGILDLLFPPKRVKSFKNVFVTFRNLLSHTFKR; from the exons ATGTTACTCAAAATTGTGATTGGAACCCTCCtcttttat ACATCATCAAAAGCTGAATCCATAGAAGACATGAATCCATTTATGTACAGCAAGGTTGATGCAGCCGTGAATTTCCATGACATATTCCCATACACCAGCAGCCTCATAGCTGGGGAGACAGCCGTAGCACCGGACATTAAAGACGAAGACTtcaacatacacataatccCACCACAATTAGTAGAATTCAGTACTAGTAAAACCACAACATACTATCCTACTACTGCACCTTTACCGAAATATATAGATAGTTTAAAACTGATGACGAAAAAGAAAGAGCGTATAGTTGGAACTCCAACAGAGGTAATAACAACAGATTTTGATATAACCACAACAAGAACGCCAAATTCACTTGTATACAGTACAGTTAATAGTGTGAGGTTCAAACCGCAACCTACTACGACCACAGAAAGAGTTGTAGaagaaatttttgtaataccACAGAGTATTACTACAGAAGCGCCTTAcgcacaaacaaataaacctaACAGAGAAAGAGGGATTTTAGATTTACTGTTTCCACCCAAAAGAGTCAAATCGTTTAAGAACGTATTTGTTACGTTTAGAAATCTACTGTCACATACATTTAAAAGATAA